The nucleotide window tcaatttgggatgattcgttgtctattcaggtattccacagatgcagggtacatcaagttgattgtggagatttaatccgctgctcctgaggctgctgagagaaatttccctttctcttctttgttctcacagctcccggggttcagctttggatttggccccgcctctgcgtgtaggtcgcctgaaggcgtctgttcttcgctcagacaggacagggttaaagaagcagctgctttgggggctctggctcactcaggccggggggagggaggggtacggagtgcggggcgagcctgcggcggcagaggccagcgtgacgttgcaccagcacgaggcgtgccgtgcgttctcccggggaagttgtccctggatcatgggaccctggcagtggcgggctgcacaggttcccgggaggggaggcgtggagtaacctgtgcttgcacacaggcttcttggtggctgcaggagcagcCTCAGCGTCTCATgcttgtctctggggtctgcgctcagagcgtggctcgcgcccgtctctggagctcctttaagcggcgctcttaatcccctctcctcatgcaccaggaaacaaagaggcaagaaaaagtctcttgcctcttcggcggGTCCGGactttttccccggactcccttgcggctagctgtggcacactaaccccttcaggctgtgttcacgccgccaaccccagtcctctccctgggatccgacctccgaagcccgagcctcagttcccagccccgcccgccccggcgggtgagcggacaagcctctcgggctggtcaATGCTGGTCGCCACCGGttctctgtgctggaatctctccgctttgccctccgcacccctgttgctgcgctctccgcCGTGGCTCCGaggcttccccctccaccacccgcagtctccgcccgagaAGGGCCTTACTAGTGTGTGgatacctttcctccttcacagctccctcccactggtgcaggtcccatccctatttttttgtctctgttttttcttttgccctacccaggtacatggggagtttcttgccttttgggcggtctgaggtcttctgccagcgttcagtaggtgttctgtaggagctgttccacatgtagatgtatttctgatgtatttgtggagaggaaggtgatctccgcgtcttactcttccgccatcttgaagctcctccagaAGGAGGCTCTTTACAAAGAGTGGTTTGGCTTGATCCTACTGTAGTGTATGGGTTAGTACATGATCTGGGAATCTAACCATCCTttataaaatggattaaacatttattttctggcaACTCGGTCTCTCTCTCTTGTTCTTAATAAAATGTCATTAGGAGAAAATGTGCATAGGCCACAAGTAACTTATAATCTGTTATATGTACATAGTCCACAAATAACATATAACCTATTTAagtggactttttaaaaagcagcattgGGAACCAGTGTCaacttaatttgtctttcaattCTAGACATCATATAACAGGTTTTTTCCTCCTACCAGGCTGATTTTAACACCAACATTTCTGGGgtaaatgaacaaaaacataTAAGCTGTGAAGATTTTGTGGACCTTTCTGATATTTACCACTCTAATGAAGAGTACTTCAGGAAACTAGAAGAGCTGAAGGCAGCCCACATGGAAACTATGGCAAAGTTAGAGAAAATGTAccagaataaattaaatttaaaggaaGTTCAGCTAGCAATCACCATGGAAGAAGCTGCTAGTGTCTCTTCCAGGTAAGTTTGTACATAATGTTATTTGTGGACTGTAAAGTAAAATGTATACTTAAAAGTGCAgaacaaaattatttcagaatattttctttcaaatatccCTTTGTGCTTTTAATGATATACAGAGGTGAGATTTTATTCAGATTGTTTGATGGCTTATCAACCTGTTAGGTGGCTTCTTGCCTTGTGGGTCATTTGGTGgccctttgttcttttctctctgaccCACCATTCTTAGACATGTATCAGAATATTTAGTCTGGGCCATTTTCAAATgatgaatattaaaatttaactttaaaagcCCTTTTTTAATAATATGTGGATTAATATGAGCTCAGTAAAGATATAGTACAGAAGGTTCAGAGCTAAGACATAGATCCGATTTAAGTTTTCAAAATGGTCATTTTTGCCATAAACTTGCTTCTTTTGAAACTTGAGTTGGTCAGCTCTGATTGTGCATCTCCTGTGTGCCAGACCTTGTCTGGGCACCGGGGAGTCAAAATCAAGATGCCCTCAAGGAGGTCAAAGACTAGCTGAGATCCAAACACACAACATGGTGTAACAGAGTGTcatagagacagaggaagagcagTTGATCATGTCAAGGTGTCAGTGGAGGGATACAGGCATATCGAGTGTCGTATCTGAGTTCAGTCTTGAAGGAGAAATAGCTGAAGCAGATGTAGGAGGCAAGGAGTGGCCTTCTAGGCAGCAGGAACCATGTGTGCCAAGGCATGGCACCGTGCGAAATCACCGTGTGTGTGTGAGGAACTTCCCGTgattggatcttttttttttccttgtgctgGGTCtccgttgtggcacacaggttcttCTTCGTggcaggtgtgcgggcttctctaggTATGGCGCGAGggctccagagcccgcaagctcagtagttgtggtgcacgggttcccTAGTTGCAGTGCGTAGGCTTAGttgccacgaggcatgtggggtcttagttcccccaccagggatcaaactcgcatcctcctgtattggaaggcagattcttaaccactggaccaccagggaagtcccctgtggttggattttttttttttttttttttttggctgcattgggtctttgttgctgcgcacgggctttctctagttgcggcgagtgggggctactcttcgttgtggtgtgcaggcttctcattgcagtggcttctcttgttttggagcacagtctctaggtgtgcaggcttcagtagttgtggctcacgggctctagagcgcaagctcagtaactgtggcgcacaggcttagttgctccgtggcatgtggggtcttcccagaccagggctcaaacccgtgtcccctgcattggcaggtggattcttaaccactctgcgccaccagggaagccccctgtgatTGGATCTCACTTAAGAATGGTGACGGGGTAGGGAGAGGCAAGAGGTGAAACTGGAAAGGAAGGCAGGGGCTAGTCTTGAAGGGCTTTAAAAtctagacttttcttttttcaattaaaaaaaatttggtggggctgcattgggtcttcgttgctacgcacaggctttctctagttgcagcgagcggcggctattcttcgttgcggtgcacgggcttctcattgcagtggcttctcttgttgtggagcacgggctctagggcgtgtgggcttcagtagttgtggcacgtgggctcagtagttgtgactcgtgggctctagagcgcaggctcagtagttgcggcacacaggcttcagtagttgtggcacacgggcttcagtagttgtcgcgtatgggcttagttgctccgtggcatatgggatcttcccggaccagggctcgaacccgtgtcccttgcattggcaggcggattcttaaccactgcgccaccagggaagtccctataatttaGACTTTGTAACAATGACAAATCATGGGAAAGTTTCAGGAAGGAGAGTGATTTGATCAGATGTATGTTTTAAGATGGTGACTCTGGAAAATGTGTGGAGAATTCAATAGTGATTAGACCCAAGGAGCCTCTGCTGTCTTAGGTTCCTgccctgtaaaatgagggagtaAAACTAGATCATTTATCGGCATctcccaggctctgttctaaaaaaaaattgataattttcACAAGCCCTATCTAGCTCCTATTTTCTAACTGATTTTGCCTTGATCTTAGAAATTATGTAGTTCTTAATCTTTATATTTGGTCACATGCAGCTGAAAGAGTAACCTGATTATTCTTCTCATTTACTTAGGTCTGTATCAGAAAAGAGCTCCCATTATCCTGTTTCATTAATGACATCAATTTCAGAGCCTGATTTAGGTCAGTCTTCCTCTTTGATTGTGTCTTCCTCTGAAGATGAGTTGCCCAACGTAGAAAAAGAGTATTCTGAGAAAAGCAGAATGATGACCTATGCTAAGGAGCTCATCAACAACATGTGGACAAACTTCTCTGTTGAAGATTATATTCAGTTTGAAGATGCTGACTTGCCAGCactcgaaaaaaaaaaaaagaagccaaaagaATGGGTGCCAAAGATTACAGTACCTGAGCCTTTTCAAATGATGGTTagagagcagaagaaaaaagaagagaacatgaAATCTAAATCAGATATTGAAATGGCACGCAAAcagctcaagaaacaagaagaagaaTCAGAGTGTAAGAAAAAATTCCGAGCCAACCCAGTTCCAGCGTTCGTCTTTCTCCCCCTTTATCATGATATagtcaagcaaaatgaagaacGGAGGAGGtctatgaaggagaaaaacaaagaagctcTTTTGGCCTCGCAAAAGCCGTTTAAGTTTATTGCAAGGGAGGAACAGAAGCAAATTCGGGAAAAGCAGCTGAAAGACTTTTTTAAgtctaagaagaaaacaaaccaatTTAAAGCCAGACCGATACCTCGATCTACTTATGGTTCAACTGTCAATGACACATTAACAGAAGAAGAGCTCTATAGAAACATTAGGACGCAGCAGAGAACCCAAGACTTTTTACAGAATTCATCCCCTCTGCCTTGTAGTCCAGCTCGCAGAAGTTATGCTACAAGGAAGCCCAAGTGTCCTGAACAGGCTGAAAAGTCCAAGTGTAAACACAAGTTTAGGTGCCAGACTGCTGATACTGAAGACCTTCCTGAGAGATATAAGAAACATCACTCAGAACAGAAGTGTCCAAAACCCCTGACAGTCTGTGAACCATCTGACCTTCATGCAGCCTCACATGCATCCactgaaagagagaaaatcttGGCAGATATTGAAGCagatgaagaaaatttaaaagaaacacgTTGGCCTTATCTGTCTCCAAGGCGCAGGTCACCAGTAAGAAGTAGAAATGCAAAACCTGTGCCTTGTAGCTGCAACCCTCCCATGCCCACGGTGTCCTCCAGAGGAAGAGAACAAGCCACAAGGTAAATAACTGATGCAGCACTGATTGACTCGTGGTTGCTCCATTGATTTTGTATTGGGGAATTTGAAACTATGACGTTATTTTATCTGGTAACATATTTTACTATATAATATAGAACATTTTGCCAGAGGGTGTTCTTCTAAGAAATGaatgtattttccattttatgaatcTTTGGGGATAGAAAAGGTTACAGTCACCCTATTGATTTTCTAATTACAACTCAGATCCTTCTCAGAAGGTTGCCCCTTGTTTTCAACCGTTGAATTATCCCGTGTTGTCTTTGCTAAACAACATTCTCATTGGCTTAAAGTGAATTAAGCCTTAGTTTGTTGCCCTCAGGAGATCacttgaggaaaagaaaatgttggaagaagagagaaatcgGATCCTAACTAAGCAGAagcaaagaatgaaagaattgcAGAAACTCTTGACAACCCGGGCTAAGGCTTATGACTCACATCAGAGTTTAGCTCAAATGTCTAGACCCAGAGTAAAATCTCTCAGGTATCATGAGAGAATCCTGACCCTCTAGATCattggttttcaaactttttttgaaTCAGTGGACCCctcaatatatgaaaaaattaagaatagtaTTAGTATTTCAGTTTCTGGATTCAAGTTACTATCAGTTACTTATAGttaacttacacacacacacacacacacacacgcaatcaaacacacacacacacacacacacacacactcatactcacTCACTCACTTCGTGGTGAGAACCAACATGTATACTGACTCCAGGACCATGATGCCATGTTGATGAACAGAAAAACATGTGGCCATGGTTCACAGTTGTAATCTTACATCAGCATCtaaactttttctttatattattttttattgcacaGTGCAATATTGAGAAAAATCTTGATTCACACAGATAAAGCTCTTTTTAACAGCTTGCCGTGTAATCTCAGAATATTCTTCAACAAACAGATATGTCAGAGAGCTTTGTTCTAAGGTCTGCATGATATCTGATAGCACAAATTAACACATTGATGTTAACATCAGTTATGTGGTGTGTCAGTTAACACCTGTGTTAAGGTTTAGTAGTATGTATTACATGCTGCAATTCTGCAGTACAAAGTTTGAAAATCAGTGTTCCAGAGGAACATTTTTATGTTGCAACATAAAAATGTTCATGTTTAAGTAGTAAAATATCTCCCTCAAAGCTGGGTAAGTAatatgatttattaatttttaatctgATTTATAAGTATCCCCAAATCtatatttgcttttaattatGAGTGTTCCTTTTTAAAcgtatattatgtataataattattatattcctTTGTAACAGATGTTATGTATACATTCCTTATAATGTGTATCAATGTAATTCATTGATAAAAGGAGCTTGATTTGATGAACTTGAGCAAAATATTTGTTAGAAATATACTAGTCATCCTTAGAAAGTAAACGGGATTTTCCATAATGCTAAATTGTGTATAGTTAAGCATAATTATCATTTtatggtataattattttttctaatccaTGAAGTCTTATGATCTTGGTAGAATTAGTGTATTTTACATAGAGAAAGTcacataatttaatttattataggATCTGGTTCAAATAGTAAGTATACTTACAGTGAATTTGTGTATTTTGGTTCCTGTTCCTCTCTATGTGGTATTCCCATAATCCCCATTTCTCCCCTGCCCTGCTCCCATTTAATTCACTGTGCCATCAACCTATAGGAGATAtcatttaggggaaaaaagaagagcaaggtCTTGTTTTCAGAAGAAATTCCTTAAAGAGAAGATACCAAATTTGGACCAAACTTTTTTGGTTTATAAATACTTATAAATGAGATAAGAGGGCATTCATTTATCTCCTCAGGCCAGTTTGAAGCCACTGAATCCATTATGCTTTGAAGATTTCAGGAACCTCAAAGTACCCAGACTGTTCCCGGCATGTAAAATGTGTGCTCTCAGAACCTAGAACTTTTATCCTGCATTCCATAAGAATTTACCAGTCTGGGAAAGAAATTGTGATAAACTGTGCTCATGACTTAATTTCTGATTTGTCATCTACGCTAAATGTTATATGTgcaaattcttatttcttttaaaaattccattccttttatttgattttagaaagagtgaaaaagaaaggatgaGAGAATACCGACGAGAactagaagaaagagaagaaaaattaaaaaacaggccGCTGCTATTTGAAAGAGTTGCTCAGGTTGTGTTTGTTGGAATTTGAGAGCTATTGtcagctttgtttcttttttttttaacatctctatctCCTAATTTTTATGGTCCATTTTTCTTATGTGTTATATAATTTACTGAGATAGTATTATTTCTGTGACAGCTTCATCACATCAGTCAAGTAAGTAGTTTTGCTTAAATCTGAGCATTGAATCTTGATGAGGCTCGTAAGCTTGATAAAGAACATGCTGCTAATccaatcattttcaaaataatagttTCACAACCTGTTTTTAATGGCTAGTACCAACTTGGCCAAATACTAAGGTGAGTTTTGGAagtctttgaaaaattaaaaaatgaaacaaaatggctAATTGAATCAGATTTATTcctgccagttttttttttgtttgttttcttgggataaaattgacatatagcaggtataagtttaaggtatacagcataatgacaTACGTATATTaggaaatgattactacaatacgtttagttaacatctatcacctcgtattgttaccaaaaaaattatttttccttgtgatgagaacttttaggacctactctcttagcagctttcaaatatgccacacagcagtgttagctgtagtcaccatgctgaacGTCACACCctcagtacttatttatcttataactggaagtttgtaccttttgacaccttcatccaattcctccagtaaccacaaatctgatctccttttctatgagttgtgtgtgtgtgtatttagattCCACGCATAAAtcagatcatatagtatttgtccttctctgtctgacttacttcccttagcataatgccctcaaggtccatctgtattgtcacaaatggcaggatttccttttttatggccgaataatattccattgtgtgtgtgtgtgtgtgtgtgtgtgtgtgtgtgtgtgtgtgtgtatatcacattttctttatccattcgtcttttgGTGGCCATTTGGGTTGTTGCCACGTCTTAACTATTGTctataatgcttcagtgaatcgacatagtgatttcattttctttagataaatacctgggagtggaattgctggattgtgcagtagttctatttttaagtttttgaggaacctctatacttttttccataatggctgcaccaatttactttcccacgaACAgcacacaagggttcccttttctctacatcctgacCAGCATTTGTTATGTCTTGTCTTTTTGAGACTAGCCATtgtaacaggtatgaggtgatatctcagtgtggttttgatttcatttccctaatgattagtgatgttgagcacctttttacgtgcctgttggtcatttgaatatcctctttggaaaaatgtctattcagatctcttgcccatttttaaatttgattatttGGTTTTTGCTAATcacttgtatgagttctttatgtattttggatagtaaccccttatcaggtagatgatttgcaaatattttttcccattcagtaggttgccttttcatttaaaaatttttgccttttcattttgttgatcagtTTTTTTAAGTGAGTCTATAATTTTTAGTCTTATCTACAATTACCGAAaggacttcctttttttaaaaattgaagtatagttgatttacaatgtggtattagtttctggtatatagcaaaatgattcagttatatatgtatatgtgtgtgtatatgtatactctttttcagattcttttccattataggttattacaagatattgaatatagttccctgtgctatacagtaggaccttgttgtttatctgttttatataaagtagtgtgtatctgttaatcccatctcctaatttatcactcctCACCcaatttggtaaccataagtttgttttctatgtctgtgagaagCACTTCCTTTTTATCAGAAAAAATACTTTGATCCTATGGACGATGAATTCTAATTTTACTAGATTTATACTCAGTTTTACAGTCTTTCCCTTAAGAGAAATTTGTCAATTTCAGATGATCTTCCCCTTTGTGTCCATGAGGGAGGGGCTCCTATGGGCGACATGGTTTAACAATGGACAAAATCACTGGAGGTTACAGGTGCTGTGTTGTGAATTTCAAGCTGTTACATTTGGAGCTTCCTGCCAGCAAGTGTCTGGGACAGATGAGTGTCCTTATAGGACTGCCCATGTCAGTGACTCACTGAGGACAAAGGACGTGTGTTATGGGTAAATCTACATATTACAGCCTCTCAAAGTTATGGGAACCCTTTACTGACTGATTTGGATATAATGTTATGTAATGCTTTTCATTTTAAGGGATGGTGTTTTTTTTCATATCTCAGTTTcaactttaggggaaaaaaattatcttaagcTGTTCTGTGTTACTCAGCATAAAGTGATTGACTTTCGCCTCAAAGTAGTTATCTCCAGCTCCCAactgcaggctttttttttttttttttgcggtacgcgggtctctcactgttgtggcctctcccgttgcggagcacaggctccagacgcgcaggctcagcggccatggctcacgggcccagccgctccgcggcatgtgggatcttcccagaccagggcacgaacctgtgtcccctgcatcggcaggcggactctcaaccactgtgccaccagggaagccccctttttttttttttaaagtaagtattttagtctttttatttatttatttttggctgcgttgagtctttgttgctgtgcgcgggctttcgctacttgtggtgagcaggggctgctctttgttgtggtgcgcaggcttctcattgcggtggcttctcgttgcagagcacgggctctaggtgcacgggcttcagtagttgtgactcgtgggctcagtagttgtggtacacagacTTAGtggatccgcggcatgtgggatcttcctggaccagggattgaacctgtgtcccctgcattggcaggcagattcttaaccactgcgccaccagggaagtcctcttctgTGTTCTCTTATTACTCTTTTGTGCATCTCTGTCTTTGCTCCTGCATGTTGTGTGGAAATTATCTGTTCAATGCTCTCTTCTCTTTCAGCTAGTTACTTTTAAAGGTGTTGGTCAAATCTTTGTATTCCTAGCACTTAGCACCTAAGACAATGTATGGCACAAAGGGGATGttaagaaacatttgttgaaccCAAACTGAACTGTTTCTTCCTGGGATTAGTCCAGGCTGAGAGCACTACCCTGACAATACTAGTGATGAGCCTCAGTATTAACAAGCAGTTTTACCATGCTGTGAATTCCCACTCTTTCTAAGCACCAGagaaaatgtggtaaaataaGTGGTGTGTGTGAAATTAAACCcataaagaaatgttaaatattgAAAACATAGGTTAGTTTCATAGCTGATATTTCTTCCACCACCCTTGGCCCACACATATGCTGTTCTCTTTCCCCATATAGCCTCTACCTCCCGTGAGGGCTTGTCACAAAATAAGTATTCAGTTATtattaaataaaggaaagaattacTATAAACTAAACTTAGGCTcataaaaattaagtatttttccCCTTCAAACTAGGGCAGTGATTGTAGACAGACTTTCATCATTCCTCATTATTTTGGTTTCCTCAAGAAACaaagttaatttgttttttttgcagtcttagatagaaaaacaaaataaccatACAGTTATTTTAACTACTTTTTATTTCATGGTCTTTACAATTCTTTTGCATTGTGAAATTCAAGGGGGAAATGTTTGTTTCAATTAGGAACAATTATACACTATTCACcttgatataaaatattaaaaggtaaTAAATTCTATATACAGGGTGACTGAGGGTGACTCaccattgttttggttttgttaacaTAAATtagaacttctttttttcttgcagtgACTATTGCTGCTAATTAACAGCTGTTATTTAATAAATTCACTCACAACTTTATGCATTACCCGTTTATAAGTGTTAATTGTGGTCTTGCTGCTGTTGAGTTATCCCCTAGCAGAGTAAGCCTGTGATCCAGGACAGAGCAAAccatgttttcctgtttcttgaaaaTCACAGGATTTATTAACTGAATAGATGTTAAATTGGATTTTAAGCCAAATTCAGATGAAGGCTTACAAGCACTAACATTGATTAgtatcatttaaatcttttatatttcatttgcttaaaattagaatatatttttcttaatacatTGGGTTACGTTTGgggtttctttattctgctttacaGTCTTTGGGGCATAGTTCTCATCTCACTTTGCTGTGCCTGTCAGTTCCCCAAGTCTTGTCTGTTTGTGTTCATAGCCTCTGGTTGCATTTTTACTTACTTTtctgaaatttattattattcacaGTGGGTGCATTTTAGCAGCAGTTTGAGtgcttcttttttcagttttctagcATGTCAGGAAATGCACTGGTGATAGTTTTATCCATTGTAATCAGTCTTTGCCATTTTGGTTTCTCCAATGGGACACTAGACTCCATGGTCCTTCCTTATGCTGGAATCCCTGGGTTAGGAAAATATCTGACACTGATTTGCTGAAGTCAGGCTTTAGGCTACCTTCAAACTCCAGGATAACCACTTCCACTTAGAAAGCAGCATGGTGGAGTGGAGAAGACTCAGGAAAGGATTAAGAGACTTGGTTTTCCCTCTCACTATATCCTGTGACCTTAAGCAAACAGCTTAACCTCAGCAAGAGTGGAGGGAGTATCTTACTTATTTGTTAAATTTGGGGTGAGACTGGGTGCtcttccacaccctttccaggaTGGGATGCCATTGGTGCATTGGGGCTGGGCCATTCCTCGGGCCTTTCCTTTAGTTTGAGGTCCAGATGACGATTTTTGGCCCTATACTAGTTCATGCCCACTCATAGGAGATAAAATTGGAGTAAAGCCAAGGCACTAATGAGAACCCCAGTCATCTTATGTCTCTGTAAATCCTGTGGCCTCAGGAACTGTGACAACTGACTTGCTTTAGGTATGAGAGTGTCATCACAACTCCCACAAAGCCAGGAAGTAACATTCCGGAGAGTTGAACCCAGTTCTAAATTCATGTTTTTCTTGCTGTATCTCTTGCTTCCTCTACAGAATTAAGGTAACAACATAGATGATTTTATCATCTTTGGTGGATTAGAGATATGGCGTGTAAATAGGCACATAAAGAACTCTCTGACAACTATCACAGGAActtattttcttactgatttttttcagatatccTTGAACAGTCATGAAACAGTATAAAGAATAATTATAGATCAAAACTCATGTGGCCACTACCCAGGTTAAAAGCATTAGAGCACTGCCAGTACCCCAGAAACCCTGTGTGCCCCTCCCAGATCAAAACCCTCTCACCTAGAGGTAGCCACCCTTCTAACTTTTGACATAagcatttccttgtttttctttacagttttaccACTGCTGTACCTATCCCTAAACAACAtagtttagttttgcctgtttttggacTTTATGTAAATGAATCATACTACGTGTACTCTTTTGCGGTATGCTGCTTGTGAGATCCGTCCATGTTGTGGCATATAGCTAGAGTTCATTTTCGTTGCTTTATTTTAGTCTGTTACATGAATAcgtcacaatttatttatccatcctactgctgatagatatttaggttgtttccagtttggggttgtTACAAACAGTACTGTTCTGAACATTTTGGTATGTCTCCTTGGGCAGATATGTAGGAGTTtctctgggcatatacctaggagtggaattgctggtcagAGGGTATGCATATTTTTCAACCAACTGTGattattgaatttaattttcacaggAGCTTTTAACCCGTACATTTGTAATGGAAACTTAAAGTCTTTTGTTCTTATCTAAAAAGGTTTGTCTTTCCTATAGAAAAATGCAAGAATGGCAGCAGAAAAGCATTATTCTAACACCTTAAAAGCACTAGGAATATCTGATGAGTTTGTTTCAAAGAAAGGCCAAAGTGGAAAAATTTTTGAGTACTTCAGCAATCAAGAGATGAAAAGTTTCACTGAAGATAAAGAAAGGTAACATATATAAGATGTCTGAATGGTTTACCTTTGAAAAAATTCTTACTTGCAGGAAAGCTAAAATTCTGttctatgatattttaaaaggccTTTTACCTAATGGAATACATGTGAACTACTGTAAAATATACTGACATTTTAACATGTTTGACACTTCAAAATATTACAAGGTGATGAAGTAtcttgtttttaaagtaaaataatttaaatttctgacataaataatgaaaataataacatgcTTTCAAATGAAGTTTGAGTCAATCaa belongs to Pseudorca crassidens isolate mPseCra1 chromosome 14, mPseCra1.hap1, whole genome shotgun sequence and includes:
- the FAM161A gene encoding protein FAM161A isoform X2, which translates into the protein MAASHRAAKLAASSLQTPVNPSTGARVTHYERKDPVESLSAAAAALEETEEEEEEAAGLARAPADFNTNISGVNEQKHISCEDFVDLSDIYHSNEEYFRKLEELKAAHMETMAKLEKMYQNKLNLKEVQLAITMEEAASVSSRSVSEKSSHYPVSLMTSISEPDLGQSSSLIVSSSEDELPNVEKEYSEKSRMMTYAKELINNMWTNFSVEDYIQFEDADLPALEKKKKKPKEWVPKITVPEPFQMMVREQKKKEENMKSKSDIEMARKQLKKQEEESECKKKFRANPVPAFVFLPLYHDIVKQNEERRRSMKEKNKEALLASQKPFKFIAREEQKQIREKQLKDFFKSKKKTNQFKARPIPRSTYGSTVNDTLTEEELYRNIRTQQRTQDFLQNSSPLPCSPARRSYATRKPKCPEQAEKSKCKHKFRCQTADTEDLPERYKKHHSEQKCPKPLTVCEPSDLHAASHASTEREKILADIEADEENLKETRWPYLSPRRRSPVRSRNAKPVPCSCNPPMPTVSSRGREQATRKSEKERMREYRRELEEREEKLKNRPLLFERVAQKNARMAAEKHYSNTLKALGISDEFVSKKGQSGKIFEYFSNQEMKSFTEDKESFNEEKIEERENGEENYLTDTNSQDSCKETGKADEESGEENCVEE
- the FAM161A gene encoding protein FAM161A isoform X1, which encodes MAASHRAAKLAASSLQTPVNPSTGARVTHYERKDPVESLSAAAAALEETEEEEEEAAGLARAPADFNTNISGVNEQKHISCEDFVDLSDIYHSNEEYFRKLEELKAAHMETMAKLEKMYQNKLNLKEVQLAITMEEAASVSSRSVSEKSSHYPVSLMTSISEPDLGQSSSLIVSSSEDELPNVEKEYSEKSRMMTYAKELINNMWTNFSVEDYIQFEDADLPALEKKKKKPKEWVPKITVPEPFQMMVREQKKKEENMKSKSDIEMARKQLKKQEEESECKKKFRANPVPAFVFLPLYHDIVKQNEERRRSMKEKNKEALLASQKPFKFIAREEQKQIREKQLKDFFKSKKKTNQFKARPIPRSTYGSTVNDTLTEEELYRNIRTQQRTQDFLQNSSPLPCSPARRSYATRKPKCPEQAEKSKCKHKFRCQTADTEDLPERYKKHHSEQKCPKPLTVCEPSDLHAASHASTEREKILADIEADEENLKETRWPYLSPRRRSPVRSRNAKPVPCSCNPPMPTVSSRGREQATRRSLEEKKMLEEERNRILTKQKQRMKELQKLLTTRAKAYDSHQSLAQMSRPRVKSLRKSEKERMREYRRELEEREEKLKNRPLLFERVAQKNARMAAEKHYSNTLKALGISDEFVSKKGQSGKIFEYFSNQEMKSFTEDKESFNEEKIEERENGEENYLTDTNSQDSCKETGKADEESGEENCVEE